The Acidithiobacillus ferrooxidans ATCC 23270 genomic interval ATACCCCGGAATGGGCAGCGGCCAATACCGGCATCAGCGCCGACGATATCCGCAAAATCGCCCGGGAGTTCTCTACGGCCAAATCCCCCATCGTCATCCCCGGCTGGTCCGGCGCCCGTTACGGCAACATCCAGATGTTGCGCAGGGTGCAGGCCATGATACAGACCCTGAAAGGTAGGCTGGATGTGCCCGGTGGCTGGATCTTCGGAGGTGATTACCGGGAACAGGTGCGCAACATGTGGGCGCAAAAGGACAACCCCAAGGCTCCGCCACTGGCGAGCCTTGCGGGTATGCCTTTCGTCTACTGGGCCGCCAATGCGGCGGCCAATCCGGGGAGCCATGACCACGGTTATCCGGCCTGGGCGGCGGTGCATCGCGATCAGACCCCCAAGGATTCCCCGGACTGGGCGGCCTTCCCTTTCACCACCGAGGTGGGGCTGGATTCCGCCATCAAGGGCAAACTCACCTGGAAGGGCGCTCCCTATCTATGCAAGGCGATCCTCCTGAACGGTACCAATCCCATGCGCGATGCGCCAGAGGGCTTTTGGCAGGAGGCGTTCACCCACCCCAACATGGAACTGGTAGTGGTCATGGATGTCATGCCCGCGGATACCGTCGCCTATGCCGACGTGGTGCTGCCCGAGCTCACGTATCTGGAACGGGACGAACCCGCTATTTACGGCAATGGCGTCAACCCCGACAATATGCTGATCACCCGCTATCAGGCTATTCCACCAGCCTACGACAACGTCATCCTGACCGACGCCTTCCTGAAATTGACGGAAGTCCTGACCGGCAGTTCCGAGCCCTATTACCAGTCCGTGCAGGATTTAATGGGTATTCCCGCGGCCCGGCTCAAGGCCCTTACCGAGGAAAAGCGCGCCAAGGGTATCCAGAATCCCTTCACCATGGCCCTTCGCCAGATGGATTTTGAAGCCAAGGCCAAAGGCCTCGGCATCACGCCGCAAAAGCTCGATGCGGTATTACGCGAGAAGGGAGTCTATCCGGTGGCCAAGGCGGACGAACTCATCGCCAACTACGGGATGCCGCGCAAGATGGCCTTGCCAACGCCCAGCGGGCGCGCCGAGTTCTACAGCAACCTCTACGGTCAATTGCGGGAGCAGTTTGGCCTCTGGGATAACCCTTATTTTTCGGTACTGGCCACCCACATTCCCGCCGACTGTCGACCGGGCAGCAAGGCACCCATGGCCGATGACGAGTTCTATTTTACCTTCGGCATGGTACCCGTGGTTTCCCATTGTTCGCCGAACAACGATTTCCAACCCTTGGTGAGCATCAGCAAGTTCCGCGGCGACATTTATACGGGTCTATGGGTGCACAGTCAGCGTGCCGGCAAACTCGGACTGAAGGAAGGCGACAAGGTATGGGTGACCAACCAACTCACGCAGCAGAAGGCCGAGGCATCGGTTCATGTCACCCGCCTCGTCCGGGAAGATACCGTCTTTCTCTACAGTGGCTATGGCGACCAGAATCCGGCCCTCACCCATGGCTATCGCATGGGCACGGCCCTGAACAAAATCACGCCCGACTTCATCGAACCGGTGAGCGGCGGTTTCCGCTCCCAGGAATTCACCGTGCGCCTCGAGCGCGCCTGAGGAATCTGTCATGACCAAATATGCCATGCTCATCAATCTGGATACCTGCGTCGGCTGCAATGCCTGTATGGCCGCTTGCGCCATGGAAAACCAGACGCCCGTGTGGAATCCGGAAAAATACCGCACCTATGTGTACGACGAAGAAATTGAAATCGGGGATAAGTTCCTCCGCCAGTTTTTTCCCAAGCTCTGTAACCATTGCGACAACCCGCCCTGTGTGAGCGTCTGCCCGACTGGCGCCACCTGGAAGGAGGCCAACGGCATCGTCCGCGTCAACCCCGACATCTGCATGGGTTGCCAAGCCTGTGCCATGGCCTGCCCCTACGATGCTCGCTACCCTGCCGACAGCAACGATATCGACAAGGGACTGGGCTATTACGGCAAGGACTTTCTCAAACGTACCGTGCCCAGCATCGATAAATGCGACTTCTGCTACGACCGCCTGCAGCAAGGCCTGGAGCCCGCCTGCGTGGAAACCTGCGTAGCCCACGCCCGCATTTTCGGTGACCTGGACAACCCCAACGATCTCATCACCAAGGTGGTCGCGACCGGCAAGGCTCAGGGTCTGCTCACCGAACTGGGCACCGGCCCCAATATTTACTACATCCACAAGCTTCCGGAGGATCTCGTATGAACTCGGTCCATTTTGCTACCAGTCTCATTGTTCAGGACCGCTGGGCGACGCTGGTCGCGGCCTATCTTTTCCTCGGTGGTCTAGGTGCAGCCCTCATTGCCCTGAGCCTCTTCAGTCATCTCTATTTCCGGGCCAACCGGGCCGTCACCCTCTGGGGTACCCTGGCGGGAGAGGCTTTTCTGGGCGTTGGCTCCGCCCTGCTGCTGATCGATCTGCTTCACCCCCTCAATGTCTGGGAAATCCTGATGCCCTGGAATCCCTTCTTCCTGCCCTGGTCCTGGATCGCCTGGGGTACCCAGTTCATCGTCTGGGCGATGGTTTTCGGCCTGCTCTACGTCTGGCCGCTGATGATCGACGAACCATGGTTCCGCCGCCTGCCGCTGGTGGGACGCTGGCTGAATTTCTGGTTCGAACTGCCACTGATCAAACTGGTGGGCGTCTGGGCGCAGAAACTGCGCACCCCCATTGCCTGGCTGGCCATCCTCTGCGGAGTAGGTACCGCCGTGTATACAGGGTTGCTGCTTCGCTCCTTCCCGGCGGCAACCCTCTGGGCCAATGACCTGGTGCCGCCTTTGTTCACCGTTTCCGCTTTCTCCACGGCACTCGCCTTTCAATTGCTGGTACTGTACGGCGTACTGCATCAGCATGACGCCCTGGCCCGCTGGTATGAGCGTCTGGACATGCTCCTCATAGCCGTTGAAATCGTGCTGATTTTCAGCATCATGCTGGTCATTTTGCCGAGCAATCTCAGCGGTCAGGCCACACTGCACATCCTCCTGCACAGTTGGGGCTGGATTATAGGCTTCCTGATTATCGGTCTGATTCTGCCCTTCCTGCTGGAGATCAAAGGCACGTTCAATGGTTGGAAGGGCAGCGCTCCGGTGATCCTCACCGCCTGTATGGTGCTGCTGGGCGGCTTCCTGCTCCGTCATTACTTTCTCGCCAGCGGGGTGTACGTCTTCCCTTGGGCCAATGCCGGCCACGACGGTGTACTCGGTGCGGGTATCTATCATGTCCTCACCAGCCACTGAAGCGGGTATGTATGCGGAGGCCTGGCGCTTTATCGCCATGGCCCTGGCCGAGCCCGCCGCCGACTCCACGGAGTTGATCAGCGAACAACCCTATCAGCCGGAGTGGTTGACCCCGGCCTTGGGGGAATTGGCCACAGTGGCCCTGGACGCCTGGCAGGGTGAGCATACCCGGCTGTTCACCTTCCCTGCCGTCTGTCCGCCCTTCGCCTCCCCCTTCCTGGAGGACGGCATGCTGGACGGTTACCGCGCCGGCGAACTGGAGCGTTTTTATGGCCAGTTTGATCTCGCCATTCAGGGATTGCCTGCAGATTACCTGGGTACCATGGCGGAGTTCATCGGCTTTTTTCTCGAAAAGGACGACACGTCCGCGGCGGCCGATTTTTACCGGGAATACCTGGCGGACTGGCTGGATCGTTTCTGCGACTGCCTGGAAGGGCATGCCGAGTTCACGTTCTATCGAGAGTTGGCTGGCGAAATCCGCCGTCAGGCTAGAGGATTGCGCCCATGAACTGGCAACTCGTGGCGGATCGCGACAATATGGCGCAGACCCTGGAGAAGGTATTTGCCGGCTGGCATCAACGGTGCTTTGCAAACAGCCCCAACGTCCATCCGGGACTCTCTGTCGAGATACGGGATTTGCAAGAAGTACAGGACTGGTATCTGGCCTATCTTCTGACGCCCATCGCTCTCTATCGCCTGGCGATGCCCCTCAGAGTCCCCGACATTCCCCTGCCCGAAGGCTGGTCTGCCGCCGCTCGGGTGGATCAGCCCTGTACCGGCCTTGGTCCCGCCCTGGGTCTGAAGATTCCCGGCGTGCTCGGGCAGGGCCACCTCCAATACCTGCCAGAGATCGGGCATTTTCTTTGGCAACCGCTGGTCCAGAACCTGCGCCGCTATCCTGACGCCGCCGCCGTGTTTGCGGCCTGGGAGGGCGTAATCGACCACCGCCGCAAAACTCGCGCCAGCATGCAGGAACAACAGCGCTGTGATCGCCGCGATTTTCTGCGGCGGCTGATGCCGGCGCCCAGGGAGCCATAAGCAATCGCAGTGAACCGCTGACCGATACGGAGGCCGCCTATTGTCGGAAATTCTCCAGAGAAACGCTCCCGCCGCTTGCCGGGATCGGTAAGGGACATCGTTCCGGCAGGGCTTTCTGTCCAACCACTGGCCTTACAGTGGAGATCGTGTGCCGTGATGGGAAGTCGGTATTGTTGTACCGCAGCACAGCGACTTTGCCATTGCGCGTCCTTGTTCACATCTCGCTACATAATAAAACCTGAAGAGCCTTAGCGCGCCAGGTTGACACGCGGATTGGTCAAGGGCGCGGCGTACTTGGTAGAATAGGCCATTTTCACTGCTGCAAATAGTGAATGCGCAGCATCCGCTCCGGGGCATGGGCCGGCGACCGCTCTCGTCTTTGCAGTAATGAGGTCCCATGGGTCATCCTCGTCAACGCTGGGACCTTTGCGAATTGGCCGCGCACCCGCGGCAGACTGGGCGGTCAGAATAAGGGAACGCGGGTGATCAATGACTAGGCACTTCTTGCGGATTTGAAATGCCATGAGTTGGCAGTCCCAGGAAACGGAATGCCGGGTACCACCGCTACCTGCCGGATAAACTCAGCGCTCTTTTGCTACCAGAATGCTGCAAGGCAACTCTCGCAGCAGCGCTTTGGCGACCGACCCCTGCAGCCAGTGTCCCAAGGAAAAATGCGGAATATGCCCGATGACCAGCAGGTCGGCACCCGTTTGCAATGCGTAACGGGCAATCTCTTCAGCAGGGCTGCCCTCAGCCGTTTGCGTCACCACCCTCAGGCCTTCTGCATGGAGCGTACCCGCGACGGCATCCAGACTGCTGCGGATGGCATTGCCTTCTCGCCCCAACACATCCTCCGCCCCCGCCGCCTGACCAATGGCCATGCCGCCGGTACTGACGATGACGCCGAAGAGATGCAGTTCACTTCGCCCCAGACGCGCGAGTTCCGCGCCCTGACCGAGCGCTACCTCGCTCGATGGGCTGCCGTCATAAGCCACCAGAATCTTCTGAAACATTTGACCCCTCCTAAACAGCTACGCTGCACCGCTTGCGAATCACTTCTCCGTGCTAATCCACAATCATCTCCTGTTTCACCACCTCGCCTCGCTTGGGCGGGCGAATGATCAGCAGCAGCGGAAAAACCGCCAGCGTCATCACCAGCATCAGCCAGAAATCATCAATATATGCGATCATCGTCGCCTGCCGGGTGATTTCCGTATTCAGCAGAAGCTGGCCCATGGCGTCATGGGGATTATAAAGGCTGGCTACCGCCGGGTTCTGAAAAGCCGGATTACTGTCATCGATGTGGGTGCTCAGCGCCGCGTGGGAAATCTGCGTATTGCGGGTGAGCAAGGTCTCCACCAGAGAAATCCCGATGCTGCTGCCGACATTACGCACCAGACTGTAGATTGCGGTGCCGTTGGCCCGCATTTCCGGGCTCAGGGTTGCAAAGGTGGCGGTACTCAAGGGCACAAAAACCAGACCCATCCCCAGCCCCTGCCAGACCCCCGGCCAGATCACATCACCCTCACCGATCACCAGACTATAGCCCTGCATCTGCCAGAGGGAAAAGGCCGTGATCCCGAAACCGATGGCGAGCAGCAGCCGCAGATCCACCTTGCCCACCAGTCGCCCGACGATCAGCATGGCGAACATGGTGCCCAGGCCGCTCGGTGCCGTCACCCAACCTGCCGCCGCCGCGGTGTAGCCCATCAGATCCTGCAGCATGGTGGGGATCAGCGCCCGCGATGCAAAGAGCACCAGTCCGACGATAAAGATGAAAAGCAGACCGGTGACATAGTTGCGGTTGAGGATCAGCCGGTAATCGAAGAAGGAACGGTCAACCGGTGTGCGCCAGGTATGATAGAGGAAATACAGCGATGCCAACCCCGCAATATAGACTTCTACCCAGATTTCCACCGAAGCGAACCAGTTCTGCTGTTGTCCGCGATCCAGGAACAACTGCAGGGCCCCGACAGCCAGACTCAGACTGATAAACCCGGCCATATCAAAGTGCATCCGCCGCAGCGCGGCATCCCTGGGGAAGCTCCTCCAGATTCCTGTAAACGCTATGATCCCCACCGGCACGTTAATGAAAAACACCCAACGCCAGCCCATGGTATCCGTCAGCCAACCGCCCAGCGTCGGCCCGATGATCGGCCCCACCATCACCCCCATGCCCCACAGGGCCATGGCGGAACCCTGCTTTTCCCGGGGATTGATGTCGAGCAGGACGGTTTGCGAAAGCGGCACGAGCGCCGCCCCGAAGACACCCTGCAACGCCCGCGCCACGACAATTTCCCCCAGCGAGGTGGAAATGCCGCACCACATGGAGGCCAGTGTAAACCCCAGCACCGAAGCCAGAAAAACATGACGCTGGCCGAAACGGTCACAGAGCCAGCCGGTCAGCGGTGTGGCGATGGCCGCCGCCACGATGTAAGAGGTCAGCACCCAGCCGATCTGGTCCAGGGACGCGGACAGGCTGCCCCGCATGTGGGGCAGTGCCACATTGGCGATGGTGCTGTCCAGGGTCTGCATGATGGTGGCCAACATGATGGACAGGGTGATGAGAGGCCGGTTCAATCCTTCCCGAGGGAGCGCGGCGCTTTCCACGATCATCGGCCGCTTTTCTCGATAATGCGCTGCAAACGCTGCAGAAGGTCTTTCGCCTGTTGCAACTCCGCGGCGTCCAGGCCATCCAGCATTTCTTGGCGAAACGCACCTGCGATGCGCTTCACTTCCGCATATACGGTTTGTCCCTCAGGGGTCAGCGATACCCGCCGGACACGCCGGTCTTCCGGGGCGATCTCGCGGCGTACCAATCCCGCGTGTTGCAAGCGGTCCACCATGGCCACCACCGTCGGCCCTTCCACCAAGAGGCGATGTGCGAGTTCGCTCTGGGTCAGGGGAGTTTTGGCGCGCGCCAGAAAGGCGATGCTCATCCAGCTCGCCTGGCTCAGTCCCAGGCTCTTCAGGCGACGATCCAGCGCGTGGCGCCAGGCTCTGGCGCTCTCATGCAGGGCCAGGGCAAAGCCTTCCTGCAACAGATCATCGTTCATACGTCCTCCCAGTTCGGGCACTCCAAATGATTAGCTCTCTTATACTTAGAGCCCTATCTATTTGCAAGCGATGCCCGGCACCCGGAACTTGCCGCCGGGCGCGGTCGATATGCCTTCACCTGCGGCCCCAACTTGACAGAATCGCGAGGCTCCGCCATGGTGGCCTGAATTTGCGAGGGCACCCATGCTGCATTTTCCGGATATCAACACCGTCGGCTTCCAGCTCGGCCCTATCACCATCCACTGGTATGGCCTGCTGGAGATCATCAGCTTTGTTATCGCCACCGTCTGGCTCATCCGGCGCGGCCGCATGGCGCACTGGAACTGGCGCAAAGAGCAGGTCGTCGACCTGGAATTCTATGTGGCCGTCGGCGCCATTCTGGGCGGACGGGTGGGTTACGTGCTCTGGTACAACCTTCCCTATTATCTTGCCAATCCGGTAAAGATGCTGGCCATATGGGATGGCGGCATGTCTTTTCACGGCGGTCTGCTGGGTGTCGTCATCGCCTGCTGGGTATTTGCGCGACTCCATGAGCAACATGCCTTTCTGCCCACTCTGGACTTTATCGCGCCGGCCGTGCCCATTGGCTTGGGTCTGGGACGCCTCGCCAACTTCATCAACGATCAGCTTTTTGGCCGCGTCAGTCACCTGCCCTGGGCCATGGTCTTCCCCTCTGGTGGTCCGCAACCCAGGCAACCCTCGCAACTTTACGAGTTTCTGCTGGAGGGCGTTCTACTCCTTCTGATTCTCGCCATCTACAGTCGCAAAGCCCGTCCCGCCGGCGCAGTTGGCGGGATGTTCGTTTTCCTTTACGGCGTCTTCCGGTTTGCCGCGGAATATGCGCGGCAGCCGGATATCCAACTGGGCTTTGTCCTTGGTCCTTATACCATGGGTCAGGTACTGTCCGTACCCATGATCATTCTCGGCCCGGTGGTGATCTGGTGGGCCTATAAGGGCGGCTTTTCCGAATCCCCTGAAAGCATACCGGCAGTCGACAAATAGCGGCGGCAAACCCCCACCCATATGACACCCATGGCTGAGCTCAATCCGCCACAGCAGGAAGCCGTAACACACATCCACGGTCCCCTGCTGGTGCTGGCCGGGGCCGGGTCGGGCAAGACCCGGGTCATCACCCGGAAAATCGTCCATCTCATCCGGGAGCAACAGGTCGCACCCAGGCATATCTGCGCGGTGACCTTCACCAACAAGGCCGCCCGTGAAATGAAGAGCCGCGTCGGGGAGGCCTTGCAGGGCCATAGCAGCCGCGGCCTGATGGTCTCCACCTTTCATCATCTGGGCCTGCAGATCCTGCGTAAAGACATCGAGCGCCTGGGTTATCGCGGCAACTTCAGCGTCATTGACCCCGGCGATAGCCTGGGGATGGTGCGTAATCTGCTCCGCGAGGCCAATGGCCCCAGCGATCTCGCCGAAGCCATCCAGTCCCGCATCTCCCGCTTCAAGAATGACGGCATCTTTCCCGAGGAGGCACGTGCCGACGACCGTCTCGGCCAGGAGGCTGCCCATATCTATACGACCTATCAGCGTTCCCTCAGCGCCTGCAACGCCGTGGATCTGGATGACCTCATCCTCTTGCCCATCCGTCTGCTACAGGACGATGCGGAGGCCCGTTATGCCTGGCAGGACCGTATCCGCTACCTGCTGGTGGATGAATATCAGGACAGCAACGGCGCACAGTACCGGCTGATAAAAAGCCTGCTGGGCACCCGCCACAACCTGACCGCAGTGGGAGACGACGACCAGAGCATCTACTCCTGGCGGGGTGCGGCTGCCGACAACCTGGATCGGCTGGCGCAAGATTTCCCCAACCTCAAGGTGGTCAAACTGGAGCAGAACTATCGTTCCACCGGCCGCATTCTCCAGGCCGCCAATACGGTCATCGCGCAAAATCCCCACTTCTTCGAAAAACGCCTGTGGAGCACCCTGGGCGATGGCCACAGCATCCGCGCCCTGCGCTGCGCCAACGAGACGGACGAGGCGGAGCAAGTGGTCAATGCCATTCTCCGCGACCGCTTTCAGCGGCAGGGTGAATACCGCGATTACGCCATACTGTACCGCAGCAACCATCAGGCCCGTCCCTTTGAAACGGCCCTGCGCAATGCCCGGATTCCATACCAGATATCCGGCGGGATCTCGTTCTTTGAACGCAGTGAAATCAAGGATTTTCTGTCCTATCTGCGGCTACTGGTCAATCCCGATGATGATCCCGCCTTTTTGCGGGCGGTCAACACGCCACGCCGGAGCATCGGCAGCAGCACCCTGGAACGCCTGGGTGCCTTCGCCAAGGAGCGTAATCTCTCGCTCTTCGCCGCACTTTGGGACGATGCGCTGGATGTTCCCGACAAGGCGCGCATCGCCCTGCACGGCTTCGCCGGCTGGGTGAATCTCAAAACGGACGAAATCGGCAAGACCGAGCTCATCCCCGCCCTACAGAGTCTGCCGGAAGAAATCGGCTACCTGCAATATCTGCAGAATGAAGGAGATGAAAAAGACGCCGCGCGCCGCTGGGAGAATATTCAGGAGCTTTTGAACTGGATGCAACGCCTGCAGGAACAGGATGAAGGCCCGCAAACCCTTGCGGAGATCCTCAACCGCCTGATGCTCTTCCATGTGCTGGAGCGTGAGGAGGATGACGATCGCGATGTGTTGCGCCTGTCCACCCTGCACGCGGCCAAGGGTCTGGAGTTCCCCCAGGTGTTTCTGGTTGGCGCGGAGGAGGAACTGCTGCCCCACCGCAACAGCGAAACCCTGGAGCAGATTCAGGAAGAACGCCGCCTCTTTTACGTGGGCATGACCCGCGCCCGCTTCCGCCTGACCCTCAGCCTTTGCCGTAAACGTCGCCGCTACGGCCAGGATGTCCATCCGGAACCCTCCCGCTTCCTCCAGGAAATCCCCAAAGAACATCTGGACTGGCAGGGCGACCAGAACCCAGAAGAAGAAATGGACCCCACCGCCGCTTTCGCCCATCTGCGGGCGATGCTCGGCAAGACCTGACCATCGGGTTCGCCACCCATAAAAGCAAAGAGGCGATCCACACAACCGGATCGCCTCTCCTGCTACGCAGTCCACACGGACTGCGGAAATACCGCCCTCATTACTGGGCGGCGTTACCCATCGCCTTGACACGAGCCGAGAGCCGGCTCTTGGTGCGGGCTGCCATGTTGCGATGCGCCACGCCCTTGCCAACCGTCTTGTCGATGACCGACTCCGCGGCGCGCAGTGCGCTGCGTGCCTGCTCTTGATCACCGACATGTACGGCCTTCAGCACACCCTTCACATAGGTGCGCAAGCGCGACCGCAGGCTGGCATTATGCAGGCGCCGCTTTTCATTTTGTAATACGCGCTTGCGCGCCTGAGCTGTATTGGCCAACTTTTACTCTCCATATCTACAATCCCGCGTCTGCGGGAAATGAAGTCGCGTATTCTGGCGCCAACGCCCAACCCTGTCAATATCAATGGATTGCAAAAAACCACCCGGCACTACGAAAATGGGGCGCATGGCCTACTACTCTACTTCGGTCATCACATGTACATGCCCTGGTGCCACCTGTACCCAAAGTAGGGCGCCTGGCGCCAGAGACCTGCCTTCGCATTGCAAGCGTGATAACAGCATATCCAAAGAACAAGCCCCGTCCATTCTGACGCGCAAGGCAACACCCTCCTCCCGAAGGCTCACGACCTTCAATTTCAGTGCATTCGGCGCTGGGACGCCCAAAACGTCGCCCGGCACGAGATCCTCGGAACGAATGGCCACGGTCACCGGCATACCCGGATGCATGCCATACCGAAAACCGGTACGCAGACGCCAGCCAGATCCAGCCACCACCATTCCGGCTTCCGTTGCCTCCTCAATGCGCCCCACCAGGAAATTACGAAACCCCAGCAAACGCGCCGCTCCCACAGTGGCGGGTCGTGCAAACACCGCACGGGGAGGGCCTTCCTGCACAATACGCCCACCCAACAGCACTGCCATGTGATCTGCGAGCATCGCCAGGTGCGGATCGTGGCTCACCGCCAGCACCGGCACTCCAAAATCGTGGACCTCCCGGATGAGTTCGTCCAGAATCTCGTCGCGGGTGGCCATGTCCAGCGCCGAGGTAGGCTCGTCCAGCAGCAGCAGCTCCGGACGCCGGGCCAGAGCGCGGGCGAGCGCCACCCGCTGACGTTGCCCGCCGGAGAGGGCCGCACGATAACGCTCCGCCAGGTCGGCAAGCCCCACGCGCGCAAGCAAATCCATAGCCTGCGTGCGGCGGCCCGCACCCCTTGGCAGCGGAAAGGCGACGTTTTCCCAGGCCCGCAGGTGCGGAAAAAGCGCATAACCCTGGGGCAAATAGCCAATGGGGCGCCGCTCGGCAGCAAGGCCACCGAAGGGATGCCCACGCGCCGGAATCAAACCGGCGATGGCCTTGAGCAGCATCGTCTTGCCCTCTCCGGATAGACCGAGCAGGACGGTGAAATCCCGCACCTGCATCTGGATATCCAGAGTGACCGGCGTTTCCAACTGGTAACGAATTTCCATGGGTTTCAGCGTGGCGTCATCAGAACATTCCCTGTCGGCGCGAGCGCAACCCCAGCCACAAAGGTAAAGGCACAGCGACCAGAAAAAATACCCAGAGCAGAGGGTAAACCGCACTCAGCCCCATATCCTCCAGATTGACCCAAAGCTTGACCGGAATGCCCTGCGGGAAATACGCCACGATGAGCACGATGCCGAACTCGCCCATGGCACGCACCCAGGCCAGAGCCACCCCGGCCGTCAGTCCCAGACGGGCCAGCGGCAGCGTCACCCACCAGAAAGTCTGCCAGCGGTTGCGGCCCAGGGTGCGACTGATCTGCTCCAGTTCTTCCGGAACCCCCTCAAAAGCAGCACGGGCGGCCAGCACATAGTAGGGCATGGCCCCGTAAATCTGCGCCAGCACGAACGCCGGGGCGGTATTGGTCAGGTAGAGCCCCGCCTGACTGAACAGGCCACCCACTGCTGAGTAAGGTCCGTAAAAGGAACTCAGCAAAATGCCCATGGCCAGGGGTGGGGTCAGTAGCGGCAACAGCAGCAGCGCATCCACCAGCCATTTGCCGCGGTAATGATAATGCGCCAACCACCATGCGAGCGGTGTTCCTGCCAGCACCACCAGCACCAGAGCCAGGGCACTGTAAAACAGGGAAACCCGGATGGCGGCGAGGTCGCCGGGCGCAAAATGAAAATCGTGCCAGTCCGTGGCGAAAACCAGCGCCGCGAAAGGCGCCAGCAGAAACGTCAGGACGGTGGCAGCGGTCGCCGTCGCTATCCAGCGCGCCGATGGCTGGCGTCCTGTGCCAATCCCTACGGCCGCCCTATGGCTCAAATGAACCTTCCTGATGCGCCATATGCCCTTTGGCCACCATCCGGGATACCCGCAGGCAGCGCAACACGATAAGGCATCCACATCGGTAGATCCGGCATATTCAGGTGATCCGTTATTGTTTGTCAGATACTTCCGTGATCATCTTATATCGACGCCCCCGGAGCGGGTCAAGGGCACGGAGAAATCTTCCATAAAAAAGCCCCACCTTGCATTTTT includes:
- a CDS encoding UvrD-helicase domain-containing protein; translation: MAELNPPQQEAVTHIHGPLLVLAGAGSGKTRVITRKIVHLIREQQVAPRHICAVTFTNKAAREMKSRVGEALQGHSSRGLMVSTFHHLGLQILRKDIERLGYRGNFSVIDPGDSLGMVRNLLREANGPSDLAEAIQSRISRFKNDGIFPEEARADDRLGQEAAHIYTTYQRSLSACNAVDLDDLILLPIRLLQDDAEARYAWQDRIRYLLVDEYQDSNGAQYRLIKSLLGTRHNLTAVGDDDQSIYSWRGAAADNLDRLAQDFPNLKVVKLEQNYRSTGRILQAANTVIAQNPHFFEKRLWSTLGDGHSIRALRCANETDEAEQVVNAILRDRFQRQGEYRDYAILYRSNHQARPFETALRNARIPYQISGGISFFERSEIKDFLSYLRLLVNPDDDPAFLRAVNTPRRSIGSSTLERLGAFAKERNLSLFAALWDDALDVPDKARIALHGFAGWVNLKTDEIGKTELIPALQSLPEEIGYLQYLQNEGDEKDAARRWENIQELLNWMQRLQEQDEGPQTLAEILNRLMLFHVLEREEDDDRDVLRLSTLHAAKGLEFPQVFLVGAEEELLPHRNSETLEQIQEERRLFYVGMTRARFRLTLSLCRKRRRYGQDVHPEPSRFLQEIPKEHLDWQGDQNPEEEMDPTAAFAHLRAMLGKT
- the lgt gene encoding prolipoprotein diacylglyceryl transferase; this encodes MLHFPDINTVGFQLGPITIHWYGLLEIISFVIATVWLIRRGRMAHWNWRKEQVVDLEFYVAVGAILGGRVGYVLWYNLPYYLANPVKMLAIWDGGMSFHGGLLGVVIACWVFARLHEQHAFLPTLDFIAPAVPIGLGLGRLANFINDQLFGRVSHLPWAMVFPSGGPQPRQPSQLYEFLLEGVLLLLILAIYSRKARPAGAVGGMFVFLYGVFRFAAEYARQPDIQLGFVLGPYTMGQVLSVPMIILGPVVIWWAYKGGFSESPESIPAVDK
- a CDS encoding ABC transporter ATP-binding protein, whose amino-acid sequence is MEIRYQLETPVTLDIQMQVRDFTVLLGLSGEGKTMLLKAIAGLIPARGHPFGGLAAERRPIGYLPQGYALFPHLRAWENVAFPLPRGAGRRTQAMDLLARVGLADLAERYRAALSGGQRQRVALARALARRPELLLLDEPTSALDMATRDEILDELIREVHDFGVPVLAVSHDPHLAMLADHMAVLLGGRIVQEGPPRAVFARPATVGAARLLGFRNFLVGRIEEATEAGMVVAGSGWRLRTGFRYGMHPGMPVTVAIRSEDLVPGDVLGVPAPNALKLKVVSLREEGVALRVRMDGACSLDMLLSRLQCEGRSLAPGALLWVQVAPGHVHVMTEVE
- a CDS encoding MarR family winged helix-turn-helix transcriptional regulator, whose amino-acid sequence is MNDDLLQEGFALALHESARAWRHALDRRLKSLGLSQASWMSIAFLARAKTPLTQSELAHRLLVEGPTVVAMVDRLQHAGLVRREIAPEDRRVRRVSLTPEGQTVYAEVKRIAGAFRQEMLDGLDAAELQQAKDLLQRLQRIIEKSGR
- a CDS encoding ABC transporter permease, giving the protein MSHRAAVGIGTGRQPSARWIATATAATVLTFLLAPFAALVFATDWHDFHFAPGDLAAIRVSLFYSALALVLVVLAGTPLAWWLAHYHYRGKWLVDALLLLPLLTPPLAMGILLSSFYGPYSAVGGLFSQAGLYLTNTAPAFVLAQIYGAMPYYVLAARAAFEGVPEELEQISRTLGRNRWQTFWWVTLPLARLGLTAGVALAWVRAMGEFGIVLIVAYFPQGIPVKLWVNLEDMGLSAVYPLLWVFFLVAVPLPLWLGLRSRRQGMF
- the rpsT gene encoding 30S ribosomal protein S20, with the protein product MANTAQARKRVLQNEKRRLHNASLRSRLRTYVKGVLKAVHVGDQEQARSALRAAESVIDKTVGKGVAHRNMAARTKSRLSARVKAMGNAAQ